The Cervus canadensis isolate Bull #8, Minnesota chromosome X, ASM1932006v1, whole genome shotgun sequence genome contains the following window.
CCTTCccttcatccctcccccaccccttccttgaCCCTCCCTTCCCgtcttccctcttccttccttcccttcctccctccctcccttccttcccctttccctccccaccaTAGCCTTCTCTccataccccccacccccagttgccTGGTTATCTTCCCCGTCCTGACTGGTTCCTTTCAACTGTCCCCTCAGGTGGGGAGGATGGACAGAAGCGGCGACGAAACCGACCTGAAGCTTTTCCCACTGCCGAGGATATCTTTGCTAAGTTCCAGCACCTTTCACATTATGACCAACACCAGGTCACGGCTCAGGTGTGGGCCTAAGTCCAGCCCGCTTCCCACATTCTGGCCTCCTTGTcctgttttccttctctccttatcttttttctcccccaggcaGGCTAAGCCTCCTGTTTTCACCCCCTTTCCCCATCATCCTTTCCTGCTGCCCTGGTTCTTCCCACCTCTCTCCACTCCCATCTCACTCCCACTGCCCTTATCAGGTCTCCCGGAATGTTCTGGAGCAGATCACGAGCTTTGCCCTTGGCATGTCGTACCACTTGCCTCTGGTGCAGCATGTGCAGTTTATCTTCGACCTCATGGAATATTCACTCAGCATCAGTGGCCTCATCGACTTTGCCATTCAGGTGGGGGAGTTGGGGAGATGAGGGAGGAGGGAGTTTGTGCATTACAGGGTCACAAGGACAAGAGCAGAGGCTCAAGCCAGTGTCCCAGGTTATTTGGAGGGACCAAAAGGCTAGTGTCGTGGGAGTGGCCCGTGAGCTAAGCcagcaggaatagagactcaaGTGCTCCCTGGGGAGGCCCAAGAGATGGGTTAGAGCACTGGGCACGGACTGTCCTTCCGCTGTGGACTTCATAGGATTGTATCCTGGACACTGGGTAGATCATTGATGTGGCTTGCCTTTAATAGAATAAAGGGCAGTGGCATATGCCACTGGGGCCCTTCCAGGCTGAGGCGTCTCTAGCAGGAAGGGGCTCCAGTTTTCTCACAGGAAGGGGAATGATGTATAACATTCGAGGCCTCTTCTTGTTTCTCAACCACTTGCTCTGCTAGCTGCTGAATGAACTGAGTGTAGTCGAAGCAGAACTGCTTCTCAAATCCTCAGATCTGGTGGGCAGCTACACCACTAGCCTGTGCCTGTGCATCGTGGCTGTCCTGCGCCACTATCACGCCTGCCTCATCCTCAACCAGGACCAGATGGCACAGGTCTTTGAGGGGTAAGTGGGGTTTCAGAATAACCAAAACCAATGGGGCCCCGGTGAAGGCTGTTGGAAATGACCTGCAGAGAACACATAGGGCTCTCACAATGCAGAAGTGCATGCCTTCCTGGTAGGGAGGGGAGAGAACATTGTGGAGGGACAGGAATCTTGGTGCCCAGACCTGCCATTGCTCCAGGCACGACCTTGTCCCTTCTTGACAGGCTGTGTGGCGTAGTCAAGCACGGGATGAACCGGTCTGATGGTTCCTCTGCAGAACGCTGTATCCTTGCATATCTCTATGATCTGTACACCTCCTGTAGCCATTTAAAGAGCAAATTTGGGGAACTCTTCAGGTAAGAGAGGTGGAAGGTAAGGGGTAGAGAGTGGGGCCTCATCCCATCTCCTCGCTGCTGCCCAACTCAGGAGCAGAACACAGCCTACCACCCTGCTGTGTCTGCAGGGTCATTTGGGGACAGTGTCCTCTAAGTGTTCTTGGTCCCCAAAAGTGGGCCTCCTTCCTCATCAGCCTTGCTTCCAGCCCACGCCTGCAGGGCCCACGCTTCTCCCCGCTTCCTGGGGCCCCTGTGCCTTACCCTCACTGGGTTTCTTTCCTGCCCAGTTGGTCGGCTTTGTCCCATTTCCCCTCTTCTTGCCTTAAGGGCCTTGGtccctcattttctcctttttgtccttttctcctctttcctgacCATCCCTCTGGCTCACTAGCACTTCCTCAATactgctctctcctctcccctacCCCTGCAGTGACTTCTGCTCCAAGGTGAAGAACACCATCTACTGCAATGTGGAGCCATCAGAGTCCAACATGCGCTGGGCACCCGAGTTCATGATCGACACTTTAGAGAACCCCGCCGCTCACACCTTCACCTACACGGGGCTAGGCAAGAGTCTTAGTGAGAACCCTGCTAACCGCTACAGCTTTGTCTGCAATGCCCTTATGCACGTCTGTGTGGGGCACCATGATTCGGATAGGTATGGGGCGTACTGAGTGAGGCATGGGCACCACGCTCCcgcctgatgttgggagggatgaCTTGCCTGGGAGGTACCACAACCTTGGTTATAGCCGGGGTAGAGATGAAAAGTTAATGAGTCTGAGGTTTTGCCGGAACAAGGTTTTTGCTGAGGGCATTTGTACTTTTCCCCAGGGTGAATGACATCGCCATCCTGTGTGCAGAGCTGACCGGCTATTGCAAGTCACTGAGTGCAGAGTGGCTGGGAGTGCTTAAGGCCTTGTGCTGCTCCTCTAACAATGGCACTTGTGGTTTCAACGACCTCCTCTGCAATGTAGATgtgagactgggggtgggggtgcactGGGCAGTCCCCAGGGCAGGAGTCTGCTCCCAGTGACTGTGAGAGCAGAGGGACAGCTTTTTGCAGAATGGAGGTCCAGCACCCCGAATAGGAGAACTCTCTTCACACTGAGTCCTGGTGTGTGTCTGCTGTTTTCCTCCAGGTCAGTGACCTGTCTTTTCACGACTCCCTGGCCACTTTTGTTGCCATCCTCATCGCTCGGCAGTGTTTGCTCCTGGAGGATCTGATTCGCTGTGCGGCCATCCCTTCACTCCTTAATGCTGGTAAACTACCAATTCATGACCCCTAGAAAGTCTAGACCCCCAATGTCAATACACACTCAATGACCATACTCTCCTTGTTCAGTGTGGGGCTCCTGGTGGCACCAGAGGCCAATTCTGTTGTGTGCCTCAGGCTGGGAGGGGcctctttctgaccctgcacctgTATCCCCAGTCTTTCCTGTTCCTGACCTGTCCAGGTTCTCCCCTCTACACTATAGAACAGTTGGCTCCCTCACCTCTCCTCCAGTGTGTTATCTCCTTTTGCCTGACCTCAGCCACCCTTTTAGTGCCTCACCACCCACAAACCCACATATAGCCCACCTTCATCCTTTCCCCTCCTCTATGTCTTCTCTGTAGCTTGCAGTGAACAGGACTCTGAGCCAGGGGCCCGGCTTACCTGCCGCATCCTCCTCCACCTTTTCAAGACACCTCAACTCAATCCTTGCCAATCGGATGGAAGTAAGTGACTCCATCCAAGCTAGCCTGCCAAGGAAAGTGTGGCTACCCTACCCCCACCGTTTCTACTTTGGCTTCCCCTGACTTCAGCTCTCTCCTCCAGACAAGCCTACTGTAGGAATCCGCTCCTCCTGTGACCGCCACCTGCTGGCTGCCTCCCAGAACCGCATCGTGGATGGAGCTGTGTTTGCTGTTCTCAAGGCTGTGTTTGTACTTGGTATGGGGGTAGGAAGAGTGGTGCCAAAAGTGTGTATAGGGTGGAGCGCCAGCTAAACTACAAAGGACGGTCTTTCTCTCTCCTAAAGGTGGTCTCTCTGACCTttctggaggagaggaaggagggaagtaTGTTTCTGTCCCATAGGGCAGGATTTGGGGAGTGCTGCTTCTGTGGCTCTGGGGCAGGTCTCCACACAGCATTGGGATCTCACTTTGCCCTCCGTATCTCCCACCCATGAACCGCAGGGGATGCGGAACTGAAGGGTTCGGGCTTCACTGTGACAGGAGGAACAGAAGAACttccagaggaggagggaggaggtggcAGTGGTGGTCGGAGGCAGGGTGGCCGCAACATCTCTGTGGAGACAGCCAGTCTGGATGTCTATGCCAAGTACGTGCTACGCAGCATCTGCCAGCAGGTCAGTCTCACCTTCTCCCGAAGACCTCTTAAATGCTGCTATATAATATAGTCCTGTTCCCTGTCATGATCACACCACCTCTCTGCCACACCTCTTGTCCCTCACCAACCCCTGGTTCATCCCCCTTATTCCTAACCCCCTCACTGGTTGCCCCAGTCCCCTGATTCTTGGCTTCCTCAGGAATGGGTAGGAGAACGTTGCCTTAAATCACTGTGTGAGGACAGCAATGACCTGCAAGACCCAGTGTTGAGCAGTGCCCAGGCCCAGCGCCTCATGCAGCTTATCTGCTACCCACATCGGCTGCTGGACAACGAGGATGGGGAAAACCCTCAGCGGCAACGCATTAAGCGTATTCTTCAGGTAGGCCAAGGTGACAGGGGCCCTGGAGGAAGCAGTGGGGCCTGAACCTGGGGTGAAATGATGGGAAccttgagagaaaaagagagggggaATTAAGTAGGAAGATTAACGAGGATATGGACAAAAGGTGGTGAGAGAAACAGCTCCAGCATGGGTTTTGAAGTCAGGCCAATATGGTCTAGACTCAAGAGTGAACCATTGGGTGAGGGCACACAACTGGCTGGAGTAGGGCTTTGGCTTATCAGTGGGAGACAGAGCATCTGGGAGGTCTAGGTTTTGGTCTTATGTGTCTGGCATGTTGGTCATAGCTCAGTGATGAGTAGTAATGCTGTTGGAAAGCTACTGCTCATTGAGTGGCTGCTTCATGCTGGGTACTGTGCTCAGTAATCTACATAGATTTCCTCAGTTAGTCTTTACAACCCTGTGAAGTAGGTATGAATATCCCTGTTTGAGCATCAATGAAACTGAGGCttgaagaggttaagtaacttgcccgagGTTCAGTAACTCACGCAGCTGGTAAGTTTAGAGTCAGTATAGGAGCCCAGGTCTGCCTGCACCCTTCCTGCCTCACCACACTGCTGCAGACATTCATGTGACTGGGGGGTGGAAAAATAAAGCTGTTGAGGAAAACCTAAAGGAATGAGGCCTCTTCAGCTGAGAGAAGATAATGCCTCAGAGAGATTAACTAAGACTAGCCCTCGGGTCTGTAAAGGACTTTGAAAACAGGAGTGGCGAGCCTCAACGTCAACATCAAAGATTTAAGTTAAGCATTAAGCAGAACTTCCTGATGCTGAGGAATGTGAGGCTCTGGAGCAGGAAACTGGGGAAGATGTGAAATTTTTCCAAAACCACTTTTGAAATAGGATAGATTTTTTTCAGCCATTTTGGATTATTTACGTGTGATCTTTCCTAAAGAGTGGAAGTCGAGGGCCCTTTCAGACCTCCAGGCATATGTGATTCAAGGTTGTGAGAGATCAGGGGCTGGCATCAGGGTACTAAGTGGCTGGGATGACACAGTGATGACTAGCTTGCTGATGGGGTCTCTGTCACAGAACTTGGACCAGTGGACCATGCGCCAGTCTTCGTTGGAACTGCAGCTTATGATCAAGCAGACCCCTAACAATGTGAGTGGTTCCCAGACCCTCTCCCATACTCACTTCCAACAATATGTGTCAGGGAAGGGGGCTGCCATAGAAGAGCCTAGGTTCTACCTTTGGGTTCTGGAGATAAGAGAGGATGGGAAGATGGCGGATGTGTAGAGTTGATGATAAGGGGCATGGGTTGAGAGTGCTGGGGCTGTGAGCTGTGGGGAAGGTTGGCAGCTGTGGTAGTAGAGGCTGTTTCTGTGGCCACAACTGTAAGGGGGTATGTAAAGAAGACAGTGGGGCACTGGAGAAGTACTACAAGGTGGTGGAGGGCATGACGCCCAACAGAGTTGTGTCCCTACCCTCCCATCAGCCTCCACGGGTGCCTTCCTCTGTCCTCATCTCCTATCTCTCCTACTATCTCTTTGCCTTTGGCAGCGGCTAACCTATTTACCTGCCCTGTGCCTTTCATCCTCCTTAGGAGATGAACTCCCTCTTAGAGAACATCGCCAAGGCCACAATCGAGGTTTTCCAGCAGTCTGCAGAGACAGGGTCATCTTCTGGAAATGCTGCAAGCAACATGCCCAGCAGCAGCAAGACCAAGCCTGTGCTCAGGTTGAGTAGAAATGTGTTAGGACCCatccacttctgagttttctctTCCAGTAGTGTAAATGATTTCAGCTGCCCGGAGATGTCAGGCATGTCCATCTAGAAAAGAGAGGAGGGATTGTTCCAGccttgcctggctcctctgtaaCCCTGCGTGTGCCATCTCTCCAGCTCCCTAGAACGCTCCGGTGTATGGCTGGTGGCTCCTCTCATTGCCAAACTGCCCACCTCAGTCCAGGGGCATGTGTTAAAGGCTGCTGGGGAAGAGTTAGAGAAGGGCCAGCACCTGGACTCCTCTTCCCACAAAGAACGTGATCGACAAAAGCAAAAGAGGTAAAGCGGCAGTTGTGGGGCTGGGATTGCGGAGTGGAAAGGAGAGGAGGCCCAGGGAGGAAGAGAAGTTGGGGCAAAGAGGTGAGgatcaaaatcagaaaaaggtACAATCGGAGGAGAAGAGAGATGGTCAAACAAGAGGCTAGATCTTAAAAGAGTAGAGTTGGGGGCTTGGAGGAATGAGGTTGGAAATTGCCTGACCTGgtcctgttctttttcttctcctcccgTCTCTAGCATGTCCCTGTTGAGCCAGCAGCCCTTCTTATCCCTGGTGCTGACATGTCTGAAGGGCCAGGATGAGCAGCGTGAGGGACTCCTTACCTCCCTCTACAGCCAGGTCCACCAGGTATGGGTCTTTGGGCCTGGAGCTAggcaggagggcagaggaggatgCAGCCAAGAGGCCACCTATGTACTCTTAATCTTCAGTATTTTCTGACAAGAACACCCTGTTTGACACAACGAAATCCCTGAGCTGTGTGTTGTACTTGTTTCTGTCTTAGATTGTGAATAATTGGAGAGATGACCAGTATTTAGACGATTGCAAACCAAAGCAGCTAATGCATGAGGCACTCAAACTGCGGCTCAACCTGGTGAGAGGGGGAGCTgggaagaaggaggaaagggGTGGAGCTAGGACCTCAGACAAAGAAGCCCCAGCCCGGGGAGGCGAGAATGCAGATGAGGACCCAGGCTTGCCTGGATCTTCATGTATTAACCCAGCTCTCCTAGAGGACGTGGGACCTGAAAGTGGTTAAGGAGACTGTATCCTTGCAGGGACCCTGCCTCAGTATTGTAGATTCTGGCTGGGCCTGAGAAGCCCTAGACACCTGTTGTGGAGTGTTCAATGAGATCCTGGATGTCCTTTGGTCCAACTCCATCATTATATAAgtaaggaaaccaaggcccagagaggtcgaGAATTAAGTCATTGGCCTGAGATCATGTAGCCCAGGTTCTAATCTGAGCTTCCTTAAAGGCTGCTTCTGCCCCTGAGCCATCTGACTGACTTGTTGTGGCCCCGGCAGGTGGGGGGCATGTTTGACACGGTGCAACGCAGCACCCAGCAGACCACGGAGTGGGCTGTGCTCCTCCTGGATATCATCATCAGCGGCACTGTCGACATGCAGTCCAACAAGTAAAgcatccccctcccctccctccactttCATCCCCAAGAGGAGCCCCTCCCCCAAACCAGGTGCATGACCGTGGCAGTAGATGTGGCTGACACTTTGGGCTCTGAAGTCCAGGATCTGGGGtttcgtttcttttttttttggatctgggGTTTCTTAACATGGTTTGGGTGCCTGCTCCCTGCTCATGTCCAAGCTGGCCATCTCTGTCTGTCTGAAACTCTTTCTCCTCTGGTTTTCTCCCTGGCTTCCTGCTATAGCGAGCTCTTCACCACTGTCCTGGACATGCTAAGTGTGCTCATCAATGGGACCCTAGCTGCGGACATGTCCAGCATCTCCCAGGGCAGCATGGAGGAAAACAAACGTGCCTACATGAACCTGGTGAAGAAGCTGCGGGTGAGCAGAGGGAGCGAGGCCTAGaggcctcctccctcttccttgaGGGAGTCCAGCCTCAGTGATATCATCCTGCCCCCCTACCCTTCCCTCacacatctgtgtcttctttgttaCTTGTTTAGTGAGGATTTACTGAGGGTTTTCTTCGGGCCAGCTTCTGTGCTGGCCCCTGAGAGGTCCCATTCCTGTTTCCTGTGTCCTGAAACTCTTGTCCTGTCTTCTTGTGCCTGCAGAAAGAATTGGCGGAACGCCAGTCAGATAGTCTGGAAAAAGTTTACCAGCTGCTGCCACTGCCCAAGCCGACTCGAGATGTGATCACGTGTGAGCCGCAGGGCTCCCTTATCGACACCAAGGGCAACAAGATTGCTGGCTTCGACTCTATCTTCAAGAAGGAGGCACGTTCCATTATCTTCCTaccccctgcttcctgcctcccacCTTTGTTCCCCTTTGGGCCAGAGCCTCCCCTGCTTTTACCTTGTAGCTGCAACAAGTTCATCGGCCTCCATGAGGAAGCAAGAACCGTCACTGGGGTGTTGAGATAATCACTTAATTTTCCTCAAGTATCTTCTCCCTGTCTTGGGAGTCTCATTCTCTTTCCTTGGTCTCTCCTTTCACCCCTCCCCACTACCCATCATCCCCACCACCTTTGTACCTGCCACCCATTTCTCAGCACCCCAATCTCTTTCCTCTGCCCCACCCACAGCCCATTCTGCTCCACCCCAGCCTGCACCCCACCTATCTGCCTGGCCGATGGCCCACATCTCTTTAATCCCTGCATCTTTTTCCTCCCATCCACCTATCTCAGCATAGTTTTCTCTGTCCCCTCTTTCTGTGAGTTGCAGTATTTATTGAGTAGTCATCATCATTGTGTGTAGTAGAGGGAGAGGAGAATAAGGATCTGGGGTTCCAAATCTGAAGCCCAACCTGTTCCTATAGGTGTTCTCTTCATTGTTTTCCTGCTTATTTGTCTCTGTCtatctttctgtgtctctctttctctctctctctcggcctgtctctctcttcctgtttttctcgctctccctgtctctgtctgtctctctggctgccttcagtctctcactgccttttctttctctgccttcctgtTTCTATATCTGTCTCCCTCTGACTGTcagtgtctgtctctgtctccctctgctCCCTACCATCCCCTCTTCATTTTCCCTCCCCTGTGTGTATATCCATGTCTATCTGTCTTCCTCTCACCATCTTCCCTGAATCTAcccatgaactttttttttcttttgttgccaaCAGATACTTTTCCCTCTCCTGCAAGCCTTCAAGGTCTGTGTTGTAATTTCCAAGTTTCAGCAGCTCactatttctcattttctggaGCAGGGTCTTCAGGTTTCCACCAAACAAAAGCTCTCTCCCTGGGATCTTTTTGAGGGCTTGAAGCCATCAGCGCCACTATCTTGGGGCTGGTTTGGAACAGTCCGGGTGGACCGGCGCGTGGCCCGTGGAGAGGAGCAGCAGCGGCTGCTGCTGTACCACACACACCTGAGGCCCCGGCCCCGCGCCTACTACCTGGAGCCACTGCCACTGCCTCCAGAAGATGAggaaccccctgcccccaccctgttAGAGCCTGAAAAAAAGGCTCCAGAGCCCCCCAAAACTGACAAACCTGGAGCTGCTCCACCCAGCACTGAGGAACGCAAGAAGAAGTCCACTAAGGGCAAGAAGCGCAGCCAGCCTGCCGCCAAGACGGAAGTGAGCACCGCTGCTGCTGTCCCTGTGCATGTCTTTCCcagcccccttctctttctcatcCTGGTTGTGGGAGGGCTGGGGGCATTTGAGGAAGGGGTACTTTTAGAATTAAAACAATGAGCCACATAGCTCCACCTCCTGCTCTGCCCTCCTTTCCCACTTGACCCCAGCCCTCTCACCTTCCTCCCCTGTTGTTCACACAGGACTATGGAATGGGCCCAGGCCGAAGCGGCCCCTACGGAGTGACAGTGCCTCCAGACCTCCTGCACCATGCCAACCCTGGCTCCATCTCTCACCTTAGCTACAGGCAGAGCTCCATAGGCCTCTACACCCAGAACCAGCCACTGCCAGCAGGTGAGTACCAGCCACTGGGTGCGAGGGACTGACCCAGACATTCCTCCCATCTGAAGGGTGATGCCACTTCTCCCAGGAGCTATGGATGCGCGGGGCGCTGAGCAGGGGACGGAGGGACAAAGAGCCTAAAGAGGTCAGCCACCTCCCCTTTCCAGGTGGCCCCCGCGTGGACCCATACCGCCCCATGCGGTTACCGATGCAGAAGCTGCCTACCCGCCCACCTTACCCTGGAGTGCTGCCCACGACCATGACTGGTGTCATGGGACTGGAACCTGGCTCCTACAAGACATCTGTGTACCGACAGCAGCAGCCTACAGCGCCCCAAGGACAGCGCCTTCGCCAACAGCTCCAGGCAAAGATAGTGAGAGGGGCCGTAGGGAGGGCCGTCAGGGAGAGGGGCTTTTGAAGGTCACAGGAATTTGGGGTCTTCACAAGGACATGCAGAGTGGGAGATGCAAGAAACGAGGTGGCAGAAAGCACTTCCAGAGTTtgagtttgtttcctttttccctctaACAGAGTCAGGGGATGTTGGGACAGT
Protein-coding sequences here:
- the MED12 gene encoding mediator of RNA polymerase II transcription subunit 12 isoform X9, producing the protein MAAFGILSYEHRPLKRPRLGPPDVYPQDPKQKEDELTALNVKQGFNNQPAVSGDEHGTAKNVNFNPAKISSNFSSIIAEKLRCNTLSDTGRRKPQVNQKDNFWLVTARSQSAINTWFTDLAGTKPLTQLAKKVPIFSKKEEVFGYLAKYTVPVMRAAWLIKMTCAYYAAISETKVKKRHVDPFTEWTQIITKCLWEQLQKMAEYYRPGPAGSGGCGSTIGPLPHDVEMAIRQWDYNEKLAMFMFQDGMLDRHEFLTWVLECFEKIRPGEDELLKLLLPLLLRYSGEFVQSAYLSRRLAYFCTRRLALQLDGVSSHSSHVMSTQSTSTLPTTPAPQPPTSSTPSTPFSDLLMCPQHRPLVFGLSCILQTILLCCPSALVWHYSLTDSRIKTGSPLDHLPIAPSNLPMPEGNSAFTQQVRAKLREIEQQIKERGQAVEVRWSFDKCQEATAGFTIGRVLHTLEVLDSHSFERSDFSNSLDSLCNRIFGLGPSKDGHEISSDDDAVVSLLCEWAVSCKRSGRHRAMVVAKLLEKRQAEIEAERCGESEAADEKGSIASGSLSAPSAPIFQDVLLQFLDTQAPMLTDPRSESERVEFFNLVLLFCELIRHDVFSHNMYTCTLISRGDLAFGAPGPRPPSPFDDPADDPERKEAEGSSSSKLEDPGLSESMDIDPSSSVLFEDMEKPDFSLFSPTMPCEGKGSPSPEKPDVEKEVKPPPKEKLEGTLGVLYDQPRHVQYATHFPIPQEESCSHECNQRLVVLFGVGKQRDDARHAIKKITKDILKVLNRKGTAETDQLAPIVPLNPGDLTFLGGEDGQKRRRNRPEAFPTAEDIFAKFQHLSHYDQHQVTAQVSRNVLEQITSFALGMSYHLPLVQHVQFIFDLMEYSLSISGLIDFAIQLLNELSVVEAELLLKSSDLVGSYTTSLCLCIVAVLRHYHACLILNQDQMAQVFEGLCGVVKHGMNRSDGSSAERCILAYLYDLYTSCSHLKSKFGELFSDFCSKVKNTIYCNVEPSESNMRWAPEFMIDTLENPAAHTFTYTGLGKSLSENPANRYSFVCNALMHVCVGHHDSDRVNDIAILCAELTGYCKSLSAEWLGVLKALCCSSNNGTCGFNDLLCNVDVSDLSFHDSLATFVAILIARQCLLLEDLIRCAAIPSLLNAACSEQDSEPGARLTCRILLHLFKTPQLNPCQSDGNKPTVGIRSSCDRHLLAASQNRIVDGAVFAVLKAVFVLGDAELKGSGFTVTGGTEELPEEEGGGGSGGRRQGGRNISVETASLDVYAKYVLRSICQQEWVGERCLKSLCEDSNDLQDPVLSSAQAQRLMQLICYPHRLLDNEDGENPQRQRIKRILQNLDQWTMRQSSLELQLMIKQTPNNEMNSLLENIAKATIEVFQQSAETGSSSGNAASNMPSSSKTKPVLSSLERSGVWLVAPLIAKLPTSVQGHVLKAAGEELEKGQHLDSSSHKERDRQKQKSMSLLSQQPFLSLVLTCLKGQDEQREGLLTSLYSQVHQIVNNWRDDQYLDDCKPKQLMHEALKLRLNLVGGMFDTVQRSTQQTTEWAVLLLDIIISGTVDMQSNNELFTTVLDMLSVLINGTLAADMSSISQGSMEENKRAYMNLVKKLRKELAERQSDSLEKVYQLLPLPKPTRDVITCEPQGSLIDTKGNKIAGFDSIFKKEGLQVSTKQKLSPWDLFEGLKPSAPLSWGWFGTVRVDRRVARGEEQQRLLLYHTHLRPRPRAYYLEPLPLPPEDEEPPAPTLLEPEKKAPEPPKTDKPGAAPPSTEERKKKSTKGKKRSQPAAKTEDYGMGPGRSGPYGVTVPPDLLHHANPGSISHLSYRQSSIGLYTQNQPLPAGGPRVDPYRPMRLPMQKLPTRPPYPGVLPTTMTGVMGLEPGSYKTSVYRQQQPTAPQGQRLRQQLQSQGMLGQSSVHQMTPSSSYGLQTSQGYTPYVSHVGLQQHTGPAGTMVPPSYSSQPYQSTHPSTNPTLVDPTRHLQQRPSGYVHQQAPTYGHGLTSTQRFSHQTLQQTPMIGTMTPLGPQGVQAGIRSASILPEQQQQQQQQQQQQQQQQQQQQQQQQQQQQQYHIRQQQQQQQQILRQQQQQQQQQQQQQQQQQQQQQQAHQQQQQQAAPPQPQPQSQPQFQRQGLQQTQQQQQTAALVRQLQQQLSNTQPQPSTNIFGRY
- the MED12 gene encoding mediator of RNA polymerase II transcription subunit 12 isoform X8 — protein: MAAFGILSYEHRPLKRPRLGPPDVYPQDPKQKEDELTALNVKQGFNNQPAVSGDEHGTAKNVNFNPAKISSNFSSIIAEKLRCNTLSDTGRRKPQVNQKDNFWLVTARSQSAINTWFTDLAGTKPLTQLAKKVPIFSKKEEVFGYLAKYTVPVMRAAWLIKMTCAYYAAISETKVKKRHVDPFTEWTQIITKCLWEQLQKMAEYYRPGPAGSGGCGSTIGPLPHDVEMAIRQWDYNEKLAMFMFQDGMLDRHEFLTWVLECFEKIRPGEDELLKLLLPLLLRYSGEFVQSAYLSRRLAYFCTRRLALQLDGVSSHSSHVMSTQSTSTLPTTPAPQPPTSSTPSTPFSDLLMCPQHRPLVFGLSCILQTILLCCPSALVWHYSLTDSRIKTGSPLDHLPIAPSNLPMPEGNSAFTQQVRAKLREIEQQIKERGQAVEVRWSFDKCQEATAGFTIGRVLHTLEVLDSHSFERSDFSNSLDSLCNRIFGLGPSKDGHEISSDDDAVVSLLCEWAVSCKRSGRHRAMVVAKLLEKRQAEIEAERCGESEAADEKGSIASGSLSAPSAPIFQDVLLQFLDTQAPMLTDPRSESERVEFFNLVLLFCELIRHDVFSHNMYTCTLISRGDLAFGAPGPRPPSPFDDPADDPERKEAEGSSSSKLEDPGLSESMDIDPSSSVLFEDMEKPDFSLFSPTMPCEGKGSPSPEKPDVEKEVKPPPKEKLEGTLGVLYDQPRHVQYATHFPIPQEESCSHECNQRLVVLFGVGKQRDDARHAIKKITKDILKVLNRKGTAETDQLAPIVPLNPGDLTFLGGEDGQKRRRNRPEAFPTAEDIFAKFQHLSHYDQHQVTAQVSRNVLEQITSFALGMSYHLPLVQHVQFIFDLMEYSLSISGLIDFAIQLLNELSVVEAELLLKSSDLVGSYTTSLCLCIVAVLRHYHACLILNQDQMAQVFEGLCGVVKHGMNRSDGSSAERCILAYLYDLYTSCSHLKSKFGELFSDFCSKVKNTIYCNVEPSESNMRWAPEFMIDTLENPAAHTFTYTGLGKSLSENPANRYSFVCNALMHVCVGHHDSDRVNDIAILCAELTGYCKSLSAEWLGVLKALCCSSNNGTCGFNDLLCNVDVSDLSFHDSLATFVAILIARQCLLLEDLIRCAAIPSLLNAACSEQDSEPGARLTCRILLHLFKTPQLNPCQSDGNKPTVGIRSSCDRHLLAASQNRIVDGAVFAVLKAVFVLGDAELKGSGFTVTGGTEELPEEEGGGGSGGRRQGGRNISVETASLDVYAKYVLRSICQQEWVGERCLKSLCEDSNDLQDPVLSSAQAQRLMQLICYPHRLLDNEDGENPQRQRIKRILQNLDQWTMRQSSLELQLMIKQTPNNEMNSLLENIAKATIEVFQQSAETGSSSGNAASNMPSSSKTKPVLSSLERSGVWLVAPLIAKLPTSVQGHVLKAAGEELEKGQHLDSSSHKERDRQKQKSMSLLSQQPFLSLVLTCLKGQDEQREGLLTSLYSQVHQIVNNWRDDQYLDDCKPKQLMHEALKLRLNLVGGMFDTVQRSTQQTTEWAVLLLDIIISGTVDMQSNNELFTTVLDMLSVLINGTLAADMSSISQGSMEENKRAYMNLVKKLRKELAERQSDSLEKVYQLLPLPKPTRDVITCEPQGSLIDTKGNKIAGFDSIFKKEGLQVSTKQKLSPWDLFEGLKPSAPLSWGWFGTVRVDRRVARGEEQQRLLLYHTHLRPRPRAYYLEPLPLPPEDEEPPAPTLLEPEKKAPEPPKTDKPGAAPPSTEERKKKSTKGKKRSQPAAKTEDYGMGPGRSGPYGVTVPPDLLHHANPGSISHLSYRQSSIGLYTQNQPLPAGGPRVDPYRPMRLPMQKLPTRPPYPGVLPTTMTGVMGLEPGSYKTSVYRQQQPTAPQGQRLRQQLQAKISQGMLGQSSVHQMTPSSSYGLQTSQGYTPYVSHVGLQQHTGPAGTMVPPSYSSQPYQSTHPSTNPTLVDPTRHLQQRPSGYVHQQAPTYGHGLTSTQRFSHQTLQQTPMIGTMTPLGPQGVQAGIRSASILPEQQQQQQQQQQQQQQQQQQQQQQQQQQQQQYHIRQQQQQQQQILRQQQQQQQQQQQQQQQQQQQQQQAHQQQQQQAAPPQPQPQSQPQFQRQGLQQTQQQQQTAALVRQLQQQLSNTQPQPSTNIFGRY